The following coding sequences lie in one Apium graveolens cultivar Ventura chromosome 3, ASM990537v1, whole genome shotgun sequence genomic window:
- the LOC141713936 gene encoding uncharacterized protein LOC141713936, protein MDRNRGRSSSGTTVHGRDKVDERFMEIDGKITEIGGDLGGITIVERNQERETRDNILGNQVAGRVEGKGFQNVTVGMDPKRRCINSEDITEESEGEIEVGPNPKNGPKNTTPQVASCNGFFSLVVMTEKGNTWLNLPKYTKGYMDGVKLYVMKAMANFGRGDEIKFPCRKCENRLWWGGSDAESHLIWSGPSPPFIQSIYDVSLLVDKTDNVEFEHNTRFGDNLDDMLDVTYSDVGPNDDARKFYRLVDEGKQPLYPGCKNFSRLNFLVRLYHWKCLNGVTEVAFGEILQLLKEVVPDINVPSTFNLAKNIIKDLGLDYKKIDACPNECILYWGDNKDRVCCKTCGVSKWKGVEQGQEQELDVNSNRIPAKVMRFFSLIPRLQRLYMCKDFAKKMVWHAVERKKDGKLRHPADGEAWKIMDAKYPEFSSELRNVRLGIATDGFNPFCKMSATHSTWPIVVVNYNLPPWLNMKPENLILSTIIPGPNDPGNNIDVYMQPLIEELKELWKTGVETYDAATNQKFTLRASVLWKISDFPGYPMMLGWSTKGKLACPVCHYETSSMYLKHNKKLCYMNHRKFLDPNHKWRFDKRRFNGEVET, encoded by the exons ATGGACAGAAACAGGGGGAGATCGTCGTCGGGAACCACCGTACATGGCAGGGATAAGGTGGATGAGCGTTTTATGGAAATAGATGGCAAGATTACCGAGATTGGTGGAGATTTAGGTGGGATTACAATTGTGGAGAGAAACCAGGAGAGAGAAACCAGGGATAATATTTTGGGTAATCAAGTAGCTGGCAGGGTGGAGGGAAAAGGTTTTCAAAATGTTACAGTTGGTATGGATCCTAAAAGGAGGTGTATTAATTCTGAGGATATTACGGAGGAAAGTGAGGGGGAAATAGAAGTTGGGCctaatccaaaaaacgggccaaAAAACACTACACCACAAGTGGCCTCTTGTAACGGTTTTTTCAGT TTGGTAGTCATGACAGAGAAAGGTAATACTTGGTTGAATCTTCCCAAGTATACCAAAGGTTATATGGATGGAGTGAAATTGTATGTGATGAAAGCGATGGCTAATTTCGGTAGAGGAGACGAAATTAAGTTTCCTTGTCGTAAGTGTGAAAATCGGTTATGGTGGGGTGGTAGTGACGCTGAGAGTCACCTCATCTGGAGTGGACCTTCTCCGCCGTTTATTCAATCAATTTATGATGTTAGTTTGTTGGTAGACAAAACCGATAATGTAGAATTTGAACATAATACTAGGTTTGGAGATAATCTAGATGACATGTTAGATGTTACATACAGCGACGTAGGACCAAATGATGATGCACGGAAATTTTATCGACTTGTTGATGAAGGAAAGCAACCCCTGTACCCCGGTTGTAAGAATTTCTCGCGATTAAATTTTTTAGTTAGGCTTTACCATTGGAAGTGCTTAAATGGAGTGACCGAGGTTGCATTTGGAGAGATATTGCAGTTGTTAAAAGAGGTTGTCCCTGATATTAACGTGCCTTCCACTTTTAATTTAGCTAAAAATATCATCAAAGATCTCGGTCTTGACTACAAGAAGATAGATGCATGTCCGAATGAATGCATCTTGTATTGGGGTGATAATAAAGATAGAGTTTGTTGCAAAACTTGTGGTGTTTCTAAGTGGAAAGGTGTGGAGCAAGGCCAGGAACAAGAATTGGACGTTAATAGTAATAGAATTCCTGCCAAAGTAATGAGATTTTTTTCGCTCATCCCAAGGCTACAACGACTGTATATGTGCAAAGATTTTGCTAAAAAAATGGTGTGGCATGCAGTTGAACGAAAGAAAGATGGGAAGTTACGACATCCGGCTGATGGTGAAGCCTGGAAAATCATGGACGCCAAATATCCCGAGTTTTCATCAGAACTTCGTAATGTCAGATTGGGTATAGCTACAGATGGGTTCAATCCGTTTTGCAAGATGAGTGCCACACACAGCACATGGCCAATTGTAGTCGTGAACTACAACCTTCCGCCATGGCTGAACATGAAACCAGAGAACTTGATTCTCTCAACAATTATTCCTGGTCCAAATGATCCAGGGAACAATATTGATGTCTACATGCAACCTCTGATTGAGGAGTTGAAAGAGCTGTGGAAAACAGGGGTAGAAACTTATGACGCTGCAACTAATCAGAAATTTACGTTACGAGCAAGTGTTCTTTGGAAAATTTCTGACTTTCCGGGATATCCAATGATGTTGGGGTGGAGCACAAAAGGGAAGCTTGCGTGTCCAGTTTGCCATTATGAAACATCATCGATGTATTTGAAGCATAACAAGAAATTGTGCTATATGAACCATCGGAAATTCTTAGACCCAAATCATAAGTGGAGATTTGACAAAAGAAGATTTAATGGTGAAGTAGAGACTTAA